The genomic window TGTTGCCAAAGAGCGTTTGCAAATTATTCTTGCCCACGAACGCAGCGGCCGCAATGCCGCCGAACCGGATTACCTGCCTGCGTTACAACGTGACTTGGTCGCCGTTATCAGCAAATACATCCATATCAATCCGGATGACATCAAAGTGCATCTGGAGCGCCAGGACAATCTTGAGGTTTTGGAAGTCAAGATCGAACTGCCTGACGCTCGTTAAGCGATTCAAGTCACCGGCAGAGCGGTTCTGTCGATGACGCGGCGCAAGACAAAACTGGAGTGCACACCGGTAACGCCGTCGATACGGGTGAGCTTGTTGAGCAGCAAGGCTTGGTAATGGTCCATGTCCTTGACGGCGACTTTGATCTGGTAATCCGCATCCTGTCCGGTGATCAACAGGCACTCCAACACTTCCGGCAGGACTGCAACACTGGCCTCGAAGTTGGCAAAACGCTCCGGTGTGTGCCGATCCATGGAAATGTGTACGAGCGCTATCAGTGATAGGCCCAGCTTTTTGGCGTCCAGCATCGCCCTGTACCCCAGAATCAAACCAGACTCTTCCAAAGCGCGGACGCGGCGCAAACACGGTGATGGAGACAAACCAATGCGGTCCGCAAGGTCTTGATTGGCAATACGGCCATCTACTTGGAGAATTTCCAAAATTTGCTGGTCATAGCGATCTATATTCATTGGATTCCAATTTTTCATTGATTATTGAAATATTGTGCCATTAGTACACGAAATCTCTGCAATTACGCTATAACCTGACTCACCCTCAGTTTTACACTTTAGCCATGGATTGAACAACGATCCTGTTGAACAAAGTGATCCGATCAAGATCGCTTTTTCGGGAAATTTGCAAACCGGATGACCCATAAAAAATCCCCTGACCTCCACCCGGAGTCAGGGCATTTTTTTTGCCGCTAGGATGTCAGCATGACTGAACAAGCTCCTTACCAGACAGTTTTGCAAAATCTACTGTTTCAGCAACGGGTTGCTGCCTTGGGGACCGTGGACGAACACGCGGGTCCACAGGTATCGATGGTGCCGTTTGCCCTGGATCGCGAAACGGGTCATTTGGTTATCCATGTAAGTACCTTGTCCACGCATACAGCCAACTTGAGAAAACAAGCATCAGCTGGCTTGATGGTCATGCAGCCAGAACAAGCCGGCACAGGCGTTCATGCGCTGCCTCGCGTCTCACTGCAAGTGGAGGCTAGTTTTGTGGACCATGATGCGGCACTCTATGGGCAAACGAAAGAAATCTATACCAACCGGTTTCCGGACATGGCATTCATGACCGATTTCACTGATTTTTCACTGGTACGTCTGGTTCCACGATCCGTACGCCTGATTTCAGGCTTTGGGGCAGCCCGAAAAATTGAACTTTCGCAATGGATGGGCGCTGTTGTCCCAGATTAGGCTTGTTCAATAAACTTGACCATCACTCTGGCAAAGTCCTGGCCTTCATGTCCGTGCTCTAAGCTCTCCATACTCTCTGCGTAATGGGCTTCGCCCAAGACGTGTTTGCGTTTATTCAGCAGATAGGCGCTGTAATCTTCCACAAACTCCGGATGCGGCTGTATGCACAGCACCTCATCCCCTTTCGCGTACGCCGCAATCGGGCAGCGGTCACTGCTGGCTAGTAGGCGAGCACCTTCCGGCAACTCCAGAACTTGATCTTGATGGCTTGCCAACAAGGCAAACTGCTCCCGGCCACTAGCTGCGAAATCTGCGTCATGCCACTGGTAGGTGTTGCGACCAGTCACCCAGCCTTGAGGAGCCCTTGCCACCTTGGCTCCAAGACAATAAGCAATTAATTGATGGCCAAAACAGATACCCAGCAATTTGGTGTCGGTTTTCAGGAGTTCGGTAAGCCGACGACGCAGCTCGACGACCCAAGCTTCATCAGAAAATGAATCGGCTTTGCTGCCAGTTAACAAGACAGCGTCGTAATCGTCAAAAGAGGCAGGGTATTGCTGGAGGGGCGTGCTGAAATGATCCATCGCCCAGTCTGTTGCGCCCGCTTGACGCAAAACCTTTTCCAGCATCGCGCCGTAGCTACGATAGGTTGGAACCAGTGCTTCGTCGATTGTGTCGTTGTCCAGAATACAAATTTTCATCATCTCGCCTGTCGCTGTTTCACTAAGAAAACCACACCCAATCGGCCGGGAATCGCCGCCGAATATCGCTTTTGAGCGCTCCATGCTACATTAGCGAGTCGCCAAAAAGCGATTGGCAGTGTGAATGCGTGATGCAAAAACACAATTCTCCCGGCTGTGGAGAGTCCAATCCGGCTCCAATAAAGCCACTTGCAGCGATAGATTCCACGAACCGGCAGCTTTTCTCCTCGTGAGCACTTTGCCTCTGCTGTGGCCAGCGTGTTTGTATTTTATTGATTCAGAACCGAAATTAGATTGACGATTTGCATCCAGTCATCACCGGCAAACACCGCATTGTTGCCCGCATCCAGTCACATTGTGTTGGAAGGCAGCTGCACAAGTACCGATCGTGAGCGTTAACGCATCAACCGATCGAATCATGCGCAATCACGACAAATTTTTCACGCTGGATGCAGCTGCAGTCGCTGCAATCGCATCAAGCAATCTTGGGGTTCTGGCCTTGTCGGTCCCCGGTAATACATAAGTTCAGAGGACGTTATATGGCTAAAGAAGATCTGATTGAAATGATGGGCGTAGTGAACGAAGTTCTGCCCGATACGCGTTTTCGCGTGACTCTGGATAACGGTCACCAGCTGATCGCTTATTCGGCGGGCAAGATGCGCAAGAACCACATCCGCATTTTGGCGGGTGACCGTGTGTCCCTGGAATTGTCTCCTTACGACTTGAGCAAGGGTCGTATCAACTTCCGCCACATCGAAGGCCGCGGCCCGATGACCCCACGTCGCTGATCAGCGCAAAAGGAACCGGCCGCAAAGCGCTTTTTGGAGCGTTCAGGCCGGTACTTCAGTTCTTTTGTGTCTCTGTCCATTTTGATTGGTGGAGGAGCGCAAAAGCATGAATTCGTATGGGCCCTCACCCATACTCGACCGGGTGCAATGCCCTGGTCTACGGATTCAAGGCTATGTTCACCGTAGAATCCCCTTTCCAATTTGCTCCTGATTTGATAGCATTTCGCGCAGATTTCATGAGAGCTAGGACCTGATTTGGCTCATAACTTGAAGGTTGCCACCACCTGTACTAGGTCATTGGCCTGACTTTTCAGGCTGCTGGCTGCGGCCGCCATTTCCTCCGCCAAAGCGGCGTTCTGTTGGGTAGCCTGGTCCATCTGGGTAACCGCTTCTCCGACTTGGGAGACACCGGCACTCTGTTCAGAGCTCGCCGCGCTGATGGCTCCCATGATGTCGGTCACCCGCCGGATGCTGCTGACGACTTCGGTTATGGTCTCGCCGGCCTTGTCCACCAGGCTGCTGCCCTGCTCTACCCGCTCCACACTGGCGTTGATCAGACTCTTGATTTCTTTGGCGGCTTCGGCGCTGCGGCCGGCGAGTAAACGGACTTCGGAAGCTACCACCGCAAAGCCTCTTCCCTGCTCACCGGCCCTGGCCGCTTCGACCGCGGCATTCAGGGCCAGAATGTTGGTCTGGAAAGCGATGCCGTCAATCACGCTGATGATGTCTGCAATTCTGCGGCTGGACTCGTTGATGCCTTTCATCGTCTCCACCACTTCTCCACCTTGAATAGCCACGGTAGGCGCATTCATGGCCAACTGATTGGCTTGGCGGGCAGAGTCGGCGTTTTGTTTGACGGTGGAGTCGAGTTCTTCCATAGAAGCTGCGGTTTCTTCCAAGGCGCTGGCTTGTTTTTCGGTGCGGGTACTCAGATCATGGTTGCCTTGGGCAATCTCAGAACTGGCGGTGGCGACGGATTCGGAGCCTGAGCGCACTTGGTAGACGACGCTGGCCAGTTTGGCTTGCATTCGCTGTAACGCAGCCAGCAGTTGACCTGTCTCGTTCATCGAATCCACGGTGATGGTCTTAGACAAATCACCGTCTGCGATGTTGTCAGCCAAATCGATCACCGTCGATATGGGCCTGGTCACCGACTTTGTGACCCACAAGGTGGCGAAAACTGCAGCGATCGCACCCACCAGCAAGGCCGTGAGCATAGAGACACGCGCGGTATGGAAGCTTTTCTCGGTTTTGCTGCTGGCCGTCGTCGCACCGGTTTGGTTGTATTCCGAGATCTTTTTGATTGTGAAAATGATCTTGTCAAACAAGACTTTGCTGTCTCCCTCCAGCAGTTCGCGGGCCGGAAACTTTTCGCGTTTGGTGGACATGTCTATCAACTGCGCATGAAGTGCCTCATACGCTTTCCAATCTGTTTCCAAATCAGCGAACAGGGCTTTTTCGTCAGGTTCGTTCACCAGCTTGCCGTATTCCTGGCGTGTGGCCTCGACGGTCGCTACTGCTTGCGAAGCCAACTTGTCGATGCGCTCTATGGCACCTTCATCGGTGTTGAGCACGTGCTGGCTTTCCCATGCCCGCAAATCCGCCAAGCCCGCTTTGACATCTCCCATCAGGCCGATAGTGGGTAGCCAATTGGTAGTGATAGCAGGGCCAAATTAGCAAGCGTCGCAACGACGAAAAAGGCCCATAACAACGGTGATTCCGTCGCTATGGGCCTTCAAGGCTTCAAACAGTAGGCAATTTTTAGTGGGAATCGCGCGGAACAGCCGCTCCACTTCCGCCCACCAAAAAGTCTAGGTCAGCACCCAAGTGCGCT from Rhodoferax potami includes these protein-coding regions:
- the minE gene encoding cell division topological specificity factor MinE; translation: MSLLSFLLGEKKKTASVAKERLQIILAHERSGRNAAEPDYLPALQRDLVAVISKYIHINPDDIKVHLERQDNLEVLEVKIELPDAR
- a CDS encoding Lrp/AsnC family transcriptional regulator, whose product is MKNWNPMNIDRYDQQILEILQVDGRIANQDLADRIGLSPSPCLRRVRALEESGLILGYRAMLDAKKLGLSLIALVHISMDRHTPERFANFEASVAVLPEVLECLLITGQDADYQIKVAVKDMDHYQALLLNKLTRIDGVTGVHSSFVLRRVIDRTALPVT
- a CDS encoding HugZ family protein, with amino-acid sequence MTEQAPYQTVLQNLLFQQRVAALGTVDEHAGPQVSMVPFALDRETGHLVIHVSTLSTHTANLRKQASAGLMVMQPEQAGTGVHALPRVSLQVEASFVDHDAALYGQTKEIYTNRFPDMAFMTDFTDFSLVRLVPRSVRLISGFGAARKIELSQWMGAVVPD
- a CDS encoding glutamine amidotransferase-related protein, with protein sequence MERSKAIFGGDSRPIGCGFLSETATGEMMKICILDNDTIDEALVPTYRSYGAMLEKVLRQAGATDWAMDHFSTPLQQYPASFDDYDAVLLTGSKADSFSDEAWVVELRRRLTELLKTDTKLLGICFGHQLIAYCLGAKVARAPQGWVTGRNTYQWHDADFAASGREQFALLASHQDQVLELPEGARLLASSDRCPIAAYAKGDEVLCIQPHPEFVEDYSAYLLNKRKHVLGEAHYAESMESLEHGHEGQDFARVMVKFIEQA
- the infA gene encoding translation initiation factor IF-1; this encodes MAKEDLIEMMGVVNEVLPDTRFRVTLDNGHQLIAYSAGKMRKNHIRILAGDRVSLELSPYDLSKGRINFRHIEGRGPMTPRR